Proteins encoded within one genomic window of Nordella sp. HKS 07:
- a CDS encoding aromatic ring-hydroxylating dioxygenase subunit alpha yields MDDGKMSKPQPSETPVALRGARQNEYIASGIFEQELTYIFDNDWVMVGRQNNIPGPGDYITAAIGKRPIVCIRQKDGSIRAFANFCLHRYAKLLEGLGKVGRIVCPYHAWTYEITGRLIGIANPQGFGDACKSEMGLRELACEVWLGFIFVALRHDLPSMASKLAPLAEHLARYDLSTYEDRYIFGEEIWSGNWKLVYENFVECYHVTYAHKQSIGPTNPTSLAELGPRGERQFSVHYNPYRPEDLPEVHNDELNEDERRRLLVIGIYPNALIAIDANFVWWMALEPQGVERTNGRWGLSFTPKAMKGMKDPDAFAEKVREVIHIATVEDKRVVAAVQQGVQFNAAEPGYLHSTLEIYVDEFRQYLDRMLGRKADTRNTSAEG; encoded by the coding sequence ATGGATGATGGGAAAATGTCGAAGCCGCAACCGAGCGAAACCCCGGTCGCGCTGCGCGGTGCCAGGCAGAACGAATATATCGCGTCTGGGATCTTCGAGCAGGAGCTGACCTACATCTTCGACAATGACTGGGTGATGGTCGGCCGCCAGAACAACATCCCGGGCCCGGGCGACTACATAACGGCGGCGATCGGCAAGCGTCCCATCGTCTGCATCCGGCAGAAGGACGGCTCCATCCGGGCCTTCGCCAATTTCTGTCTCCACCGCTATGCCAAGCTTCTCGAAGGGCTTGGCAAGGTTGGCCGGATCGTCTGTCCCTATCATGCCTGGACCTATGAGATCACCGGCAGACTCATCGGGATCGCCAACCCGCAAGGGTTCGGTGATGCCTGCAAGTCGGAAATGGGTCTGCGCGAGCTTGCCTGCGAAGTCTGGCTCGGCTTCATCTTCGTGGCCTTGCGGCACGATCTCCCCTCGATGGCGAGCAAGCTCGCACCTCTCGCCGAGCATCTCGCGCGTTACGATCTTTCGACTTACGAGGACCGCTATATCTTCGGGGAAGAAATCTGGAGCGGCAACTGGAAGCTGGTCTATGAGAATTTCGTCGAATGCTACCACGTGACCTATGCACACAAGCAGTCGATCGGGCCGACCAATCCGACAAGTCTGGCGGAGCTCGGTCCTCGCGGCGAGCGGCAATTCTCGGTCCACTACAATCCCTACCGTCCCGAAGACTTGCCGGAAGTCCACAATGACGAGCTCAATGAAGACGAACGGCGCCGGCTTCTGGTCATTGGCATCTATCCGAATGCGCTCATCGCCATCGATGCCAATTTCGTCTGGTGGATGGCGCTCGAACCGCAAGGGGTCGAGCGCACCAATGGCCGCTGGGGCCTGTCCTTCACGCCCAAGGCCATGAAAGGGATGAAGGATCCCGACGCCTTCGCCGAAAAAGTCCGCGAGGTGATCCACATCGCGACGGTCGAAGACAAACGCGTGGTGGCCGCCGTGCAGCAAGGCGTCCAGTTCAACGCCGCAGAGCCGGGCTATCTCCATTCGACGCTCG
- a CDS encoding branched-chain amino acid ABC transporter permease, with product MTQSDATMTTRSGTRRLLASSSAPAYWAVVAMLALVGTLITDSYIQHVLILCFLWCMVAAAWDLTLGYAGIFNYAQIALFATGAYATAMLTLKLGVPPIAAIAAAIAITTLLGLLIALPCLRLQGEYVALFTFSIHLAMPPLIQLAKGFGTGGTMGLMGVPPIKLLGFTFGPMNKLGWYYLALTAAAISVYVIYFVVLRSRTGRAFVALRDSANFARSLGINEFKYKLLAFVLSALVTGFAGALYAHYTSVVTPKILGNEFILLAIVMLAIGGIGRFPGAVLGAFVVTILNELLRDAGTYRLLILGILVVLTLLLLPQGLASLSERVMRLIGQRKARTKPKE from the coding sequence ATGACGCAGAGCGACGCCACGATGACTACCCGGAGCGGCACCAGGCGGCTGCTCGCCAGCAGCAGCGCGCCCGCCTACTGGGCCGTGGTGGCCATGCTCGCTCTGGTCGGCACGCTGATCACCGATAGCTATATCCAGCATGTCCTGATCCTGTGCTTCCTGTGGTGCATGGTCGCCGCTGCCTGGGACCTGACGCTCGGTTATGCCGGCATCTTCAATTATGCGCAGATCGCGCTGTTCGCCACCGGTGCCTATGCGACCGCGATGCTCACGCTCAAACTGGGCGTGCCGCCTATCGCCGCCATCGCGGCAGCCATCGCCATCACGACGCTTCTGGGGCTTCTGATCGCGCTTCCCTGTCTGAGGCTCCAGGGTGAATATGTGGCGCTCTTCACCTTCTCGATCCATCTTGCCATGCCACCTTTGATCCAGCTGGCGAAAGGTTTTGGCACCGGCGGGACCATGGGCCTCATGGGCGTCCCGCCGATCAAGCTGCTCGGTTTCACATTCGGACCGATGAACAAACTCGGCTGGTATTATCTCGCCCTCACCGCCGCGGCGATCTCGGTCTATGTCATATACTTTGTCGTGCTGCGCAGCCGCACCGGGCGCGCCTTCGTCGCCTTGCGCGACTCGGCAAATTTCGCGCGTTCCCTCGGGATCAACGAATTCAAGTACAAGCTGCTCGCCTTCGTTCTATCGGCGCTGGTGACCGGCTTCGCCGGCGCCCTTTATGCGCATTACACCTCCGTCGTCACGCCGAAGATCCTGGGGAATGAATTCATCCTACTGGCGATCGTAATGCTGGCCATTGGCGGAATCGGCCGCTTCCCCGGCGCCGTGCTCGGTGCCTTCGTCGTCACCATACTCAACGAGTTGCTGCGCGACGCCGGAACCTACCGGCTGCTGATCCTCGGTATTCTCGTCGTACTGACACTGCTTCTGCTGCCGCAGGGCCTCGCCTCGCTCTCGGAACGGGTGATGCGGCTGATAGGTCAACGCAAAGCACGAACCAAGCCGAAAGAATGA
- a CDS encoding branched-chain amino acid ABC transporter permease — translation MAQFFEVIFGGITQAAVYSIIAVGLSLVYGTGRTLNFAYGALYTTGAYISWVLTVGYLGLPLWLAVIVLIPILFGIGVAIEVLMLRPIRGGKNWRVTAMMVTLGLAFVLDNANLILFGAVAKPMPAFIDGTVSIFGITVSAYRVAVLVIALAIVALLELFLNRTRFGWAVRAVAQDIQGARQVGIDVNRIFAFTFGLSVVLTGLAGLLLSPIFLISPQGGWEPFLKAFVIVVLGGLGSTRGAIAAAFFLGLVEAIVVYRLGANWTMPVWVVTLLLVLMIRPHGLLGKGQSEAAG, via the coding sequence GTGGCACAGTTTTTCGAAGTGATCTTCGGCGGCATAACCCAGGCGGCGGTCTACAGCATCATCGCGGTGGGCCTGTCGCTGGTCTATGGCACGGGCCGCACGCTCAATTTCGCCTATGGCGCACTCTACACGACCGGCGCCTATATTTCCTGGGTGCTGACCGTCGGCTATCTCGGCCTGCCCTTATGGCTCGCGGTCATCGTGCTCATCCCGATCCTGTTCGGCATCGGCGTCGCCATCGAAGTCCTGATGCTCAGGCCGATCAGGGGCGGCAAGAACTGGCGGGTGACCGCCATGATGGTGACGCTCGGCCTCGCCTTCGTGCTCGACAATGCCAATCTCATTCTGTTCGGCGCGGTGGCCAAGCCGATGCCCGCCTTTATCGATGGCACCGTCTCGATCTTCGGCATCACTGTCTCCGCCTACCGGGTGGCGGTGCTCGTCATCGCGCTGGCGATCGTGGCGCTGCTCGAGCTGTTCCTCAATCGCACCCGCTTCGGCTGGGCGGTGCGCGCCGTGGCGCAGGATATCCAGGGCGCCCGGCAGGTCGGCATAGACGTGAACCGGATCTTCGCCTTTACCTTTGGTCTATCGGTCGTCCTGACGGGCCTGGCCGGCCTGCTGCTTTCGCCCATTTTCCTGATTTCGCCCCAGGGCGGCTGGGAGCCGTTCCTCAAGGCCTTCGTGATCGTGGTGCTGGGCGGCCTCGGCAGCACACGCGGCGCCATCGCCGCCGCCTTCTTCCTCGGACTGGTCGAAGCGATAGTCGTCTACAGGCTCGGCGCCAACTGGACCATGCCGGTCTGGGTGGTGACACTGCTTCTTGTGCTGATGATCCGCCCGCACGGGCTTCTGGGCAAAGGCCAGAGCGAGGCGGCGGGATGA
- a CDS encoding ABC transporter ATP-binding protein, which produces MRNIDVFYDDLHILHGASLDVGAGELVGVVGANGHGKSTLLKAVCGLVPVAGGDIVYAGESIRSNSVSALVARGLVYVAEDRRLFPDMTVRENLLLGAFLERGRSHEQASLDRVFDLYPRLAERQEQLARTLSGGEAQMLALGRGLMSAPALLAIDEPSLGLAPKLVDSMLETIAELKRGGMTILLVEQSLGLIDSIVDRVYRLEEGVVSGGEARTVFQTASFQQSASGSGQSRLAPPDI; this is translated from the coding sequence GTGCGGAATATAGACGTCTTTTATGACGACCTGCATATTCTGCACGGCGCTTCACTCGACGTTGGCGCGGGCGAACTCGTCGGCGTCGTCGGCGCCAATGGCCATGGCAAAAGCACACTGCTCAAAGCGGTGTGCGGTCTGGTGCCGGTCGCCGGTGGCGACATTGTCTATGCGGGCGAAAGCATCAGGTCCAACAGCGTGTCAGCGCTTGTCGCACGCGGGCTCGTTTATGTGGCCGAGGACCGCCGGCTGTTCCCGGACATGACGGTCAGGGAAAATCTGCTGCTCGGCGCGTTCCTGGAGCGCGGGCGCAGCCACGAGCAGGCATCGCTCGATCGCGTGTTCGATCTCTATCCCCGGCTCGCCGAACGGCAGGAACAACTGGCGCGCACCTTGAGCGGCGGCGAGGCGCAGATGCTGGCGCTGGGGCGCGGCCTCATGTCGGCCCCCGCCCTGCTCGCCATCGACGAGCCCTCGCTCGGGCTCGCGCCCAAGCTCGTGGACAGCATGCTGGAGACGATCGCCGAACTCAAACGCGGCGGCATGACGATCCTGTTGGTCGAGCAGAGCCTGGGCCTCATCGACAGCATCGTCGACAGGGTCTACCGGCTCGAGGAAGGCGTCGTCTCGGGCGGCGAGGCGCGCACGGTCTTCCAGACCGCGAGTTTCCAGCAAAGCGCCTCCGGCAGCGGGCAAAGCCGTCTCGCGCCGCCGGATATCTGA
- a CDS encoding ABC transporter ATP-binding protein, whose translation MQAVRVAAYNAAAPPIMSLDMVSKQFGALKALDRLSLEIMSGEILGIAGPNGAGKSTLLNVCTGVLAPSSGTVNFEGRRMAGLPAHRYCSLGIARTFQIPQIFSSMSVEENIATGAMFGPVERLVPAQVKARLEGILDLTGLSRQRRQSASQVDLLTRKRIMLAASLATEPRLVFLDEPLSGLNAEEVEIFVGLFRRLHNTLGLTLVVVEHKVRALADLSDRILILNAGALLCLDRPEVVMRDARVIDIYLGARNFA comes from the coding sequence ATGCAAGCCGTGAGGGTCGCCGCGTATAACGCGGCGGCGCCGCCGATCATGTCGCTCGACATGGTGAGCAAACAGTTCGGGGCGCTCAAGGCGCTGGACAGGCTGAGCCTCGAGATCATGAGCGGTGAGATCCTCGGAATAGCCGGGCCTAATGGGGCGGGAAAGTCCACGCTCCTCAATGTCTGCACCGGCGTACTCGCGCCCTCCTCCGGCACGGTGAACTTCGAAGGCCGGAGGATGGCGGGCCTGCCGGCGCATCGCTATTGCAGCCTCGGCATCGCACGCACCTTCCAGATTCCGCAGATCTTCTCGTCCATGTCGGTCGAGGAGAATATCGCCACGGGCGCGATGTTCGGCCCGGTCGAGCGTCTCGTCCCGGCCCAGGTGAAAGCCAGGTTGGAGGGCATTCTCGACCTTACCGGCCTCTCCCGGCAGCGGCGCCAATCCGCGAGCCAGGTCGATCTTCTCACCCGCAAGCGCATCATGCTCGCGGCGTCGCTGGCGACGGAGCCCCGGCTCGTCTTTCTGGATGAACCGCTGAGCGGGCTCAATGCCGAGGAAGTGGAGATATTCGTCGGCCTCTTCCGCCGCCTTCACAACACCCTGGGCCTTACATTGGTGGTGGTCGAGCATAAGGTCCGCGCCCTTGCCGATCTTTCCGACCGCATCCTGATCCTCAATGCCGGCGCACTCCTCTGTCTCGATCGGCCGGAAGTCGTCATGCGCGACGCCCGGGTCATCGATATCTATCTGGGAGCACGGAATTTTGCTTAG